From Jiangella mangrovi:
TCACCGTCGCCGCCTGTGGCGCGCCCGACCCCGACGGCGGTGAGAACAGCAGCGGCGACGGCGACAGCCCCGGTCCGAGCGCCGAGATCTCGCTGCTCACCGCGTCGATCCCGGAGTCGCTCAACCCGATCGCCGGGTTCGGCAACACCGGCATGGGGACGGTCAACGAGGGCCTGCTGACCCTCGAGGGCGGCCCGACCGAGCTGCCCGAGCTGGTCCCGAACCTCGCCGCCGCCGACCCGGAGGTCTCCGCCGACGCCCGCGTCTGGACGGTCACCCTCCAGGACGGCGTCACCTTCTCCGACGGCTCGACGCTGGATGCCGCGGACGTCGTCGCCACGTACGAGGCGGTCGCCGACCCCGCCAGCGCCTCGCCCATCGCCGGCGACCTGGTGAACCTCGAGTCCGTCGAGGCCGTCGACGACACCACCGTCCGGTTCACCCTGAAGGAGTCGCAGGTCTCGTTCCGGACCGCGCTGCTCATCGGCATTGCGCCATCGGAGTCGATCACGGCCGGCCAGCAGGTCGCGGAGTCGCCGCTGAACCAGGAGCCCGTCGGCACCGGGCCCTACGTGATCGAATCGTTCAGCACCGACCGCCTCGTCCTGGTCGCCAACGACGACTACCGCGACGGCGCACCGGAGCTGGGCCGCATCACCTATGTCCTCGCCGCCGACGACAACACCCGCGCCCAGCGGATGACCGCCGGCGAGTTCGACGGCTCCGTCCTCCCGCCGCGGCTCACCGAGACGTTCGAGAACGACGAGCAGTTCGAGATCTTCCACGCGACGTCGGCCGACTGGCGCGGCCTGTCGCTGCCCGCCGACAACCCCGTCACGTCCGACCCGGCCGTGCGGATGGCGCTCAACATCGGCATCGACCGGCAGGCGATCATCGACGGCGTCCTCGTCGGCACCGGCCGCCCGGCGCACACGTTCATCCCGCCGGAGTACGGCGAGTACCACAACGCCGACGCCGTCTTCCCTTACGACGTCGAGCAGGCGGCGCGGCTCCTCGACGCGGCCGGCTGGGTCATGGGCGCCGACGGCATCCGGGTCAAGGACGGCCGGCGGGCGGAGTTCACGCTGATGTACCGGCCCAGCGACCTGGTCCGCCGCGACCTCTCCGCCGCGTTCGCCTCCGAGGTGCTGCCGCTCGGGTTCGACGTCACCATCGAAGGCGTCGACTTCGACCAGGCCGAGCCGCGGGCCGGCCAGGACGCGATCCTGCTCGGCGGCGGCGACACCCCGTACGACGTCGACTCGCAGATCTACAAGGCGCTGCACTCGTCCTACCCGGCGGCCGGAGCGTTCTACGACAATCCGAGCCAGTACGCGGACCCCGAGATGGACGCCGCCCTGCACACCGGGCGCACCTCCGTCGACCCGGCCGCGCGGGTCGAGGCCTACCAGCACGTCCAGGAGCTCTACGTCGCCGACCCGTCCATGGTGCTGCTGGTCTTCCTCGACCACACCTACGTCCAGAAGGCGTCCGTCGGCCAGGAGTGGGACGGCCTCGACACCATGCTGGAGCCGCACGAGCACGGCACCGCCTGGGGCCCGTGGGTGAACATCGCCGACTGGACCCGCAGGTCCTGATGGCCGTCACCACCCCCGCAACCGAAGCCCCCGCGCCACCGCACCACCGGTGGCGCGCGGCCGGGCGGCTGGTCCGCACCCGGCTGCTGATCGCGCTGCCCGTCACAGCCGTCGTCTCGATGGTGACGTTCTGGCTGGCCTCGATCTCGCCGTTCAACCCGCTGGTCGCCTACCTCGGCGCCCGGTACGAGCGGACCAGCGTCGCCGAGCGAGAGGCCCTGGCCGACGAGCTGGGGCTGAACGACTCGTGGATCGCGATCTGGGGGCGGTGGGCGCGCGACGTCGTCCTGCACTGGGACTGGGGACAGTCGCGGTCGATGGCCCGGCCGGTCTCCGAGGTGCTGGCCGACCGGCTGCCGTACACGCTGATGCTGGCCGGCACCGGGCTGCTGCTCGCCGTCGTGCTGTCGCTGGTCCTGGGCGTCCGCGCGGCCCGCTACCCCGGCTCGCTCACCGACCGCGTTGCGACGGGGCTCGGCTACGCCCTGCAGGGCATCCCGCCGTTCGTCGTCGCGCTGGTGGTCATCGGCGTGTTCTCGCTCGGCCTGGGGATGCCGGTCGGCGGGGCGTCGGAGGGCGGCGCCGACCCGACCTGGGGCTCGATCGCCCGGCACATCGTGCTCCCCGCGTCCGTGCTCGCGCTGTCGCAGCTGCCCTGGCTGATGCTCAACGTCCGCTCGTCGGTGCTGGCCGCGTTGACGGAGGACCACGTGACGGCCGCGCGCGGCCGTGGCCTGAAGGACCGGACGGTGGTGTGGCGGCACGCGCTGCCCGGCGCGCTGCTGCCGTTCGTGACGGTCATCGGCGCCCGGCTGCCGGAACTGGTCACGGGCGCGCTGCTGGTCGAGACGGTGTTCTCGTGGCCGGGCCTGGCGTCCGCCACCGTCGACGCCGCCGTCAGCGGCGACTTCCCGCTGCTGGCCGCCGTCACCACCCTGACCTGCCTGGCCGTGCTGATCGGCTCGATGCTCGCCGACGCGCTCTACCTCTTCGTGGATCCGAGGGTCGAGGATGCCTGAACCCACCCTGGTCGACGCGCCGCCGCGTGACCCCGCAACGGCGGGCGAGCGCGCCTGGCGGACCGTCCCCCGCTGGCCGGCCGGACGGTGGCAGCGCACCCGCCGCCCGGCGGGCCGGCGCACCGTCGTCGTGTCCGTCGCCGTGCTCGTCGCGGTCGCGCTCTATGCCACCGTCGTGCCGCTGTTCTCCGACGTCGACCCGCGCGTCGTGGACCTCGACGGCTACCTGCGCCCGCCGTCGGGCGAGCACCTCCTGGGCACCGACCTGCTCGGCCGCGACCTGTTCGTCCGGTGCGCCCAGGCGCTGCGGGTGTCGCTGCTGCTCGCCGCACTGGCGGCGGTGGTCTCCACCGTCGTCGGCGTGCTGGTGGGGACGGTGGCAGCCGCGGCCGGTGGGCGCGTCGACAAGGTCGTCATGCGGCTCGTCGACGCCACCAACGCGCTGCCGCACCTGCTGCTCGGCGTGGTCATCGCCTCGCTGTGGCGGGGTCAGTGGTGGGCGATCGTCGTCTCGATCGGGCTGACGCACTGGACCCAAGTGGCCCGCATCGTCCGCTCCGAGATCCTGTCCGTGCGCACCCGAGAACACGTCGCCGTGTCGATCGTGTCCGGTGCCTCACGGGTGCAGGTCTGGTCGACGCACCTGCTGCCGGCGGTCGTGCCGCAGGCGCTGATCGCCGTCGTGCTGCTACTGCCGCACGCCGTCTGGCACGAGAGCGCGCTCTCGTTCCTCGGCGTTGGCCTGCCGCCCAACGACCCGTCGCTCGGCACGCTGCTCGAGGACGCCCGCTCGGCGATCCTGGCCGGCGGCTGGTGGCTGCTGGTCTTCCCGGCCGGCCTGCTCACCGCGACCTGCCTGGCCATCGCCGGCATCGGCGGCCGGCTGCGCGACGCCGCCATGCCCAAGCGGGCCGTCGAGGCGCAGGTGACGCGATGACCGGCCTGCTGCTCGACGACGTGTCGATCCGGATCCCGCTACCGGGCACGCCGCGGCGCTGGGTCCATGCCGCCGACGGCGTGAACCTGCGGGTGGCGCCGGGCGAGGTGACGGCGATCGTGGGCGAGTCCGGCTGCGGCAAGTCGGTGCTGGCCCAGGCGATCGCCGGGCTGCTGCCGGCCGGCACCCGGACGTCGGGGTCCATCCGGCTCGGCTCGCTGGACCTGCTCGCGTTGTCCGACGCGACGTTTCAACCGCTGCGCGGGAAGCGGGTCGGGCTGATCCCGCAGTCGGCCGCGACGCACCTCACGCCGGTGCGCACCGTCGGGTCGACCATGGCTGAAACGTTGCGACTCCATGGCGTCCGCACGGGCGTCGACGAGGTGCTCGCCGACGTCGGGCTGCCGCCCGGCACGGCGCACCGGTACCCGCACGAGCTCTCCGGCGGCATGGCCCAGCGGGTGCTCGTCGCCCTGACGCTGGCGCTGCACCCGGACGTGCTGGTGGCCGACGAGCCGACATCGGCGCTGGACCCGGAGACGACGGACCTGGTGCTGGCCCGGCTGGCCGAGGAGGCCCGCAACGGCAGCGCCGTCGTCCTCATCACGCACGACCTCGTGGCCGCCCGGACGGTCGCCGACACCGTCGGCGTCATGTACGCGGGCCGGCTGCTCGAGGTCGGCCCGGCCGCGACCGTCCTGCACGAGCCGCGCCACGACTACGCGGCGACGCTGCTGGCGGCGCTGCCCGAGAACGGGCTGCGGCCCGCGCCGGGGACGCCGTCGTCGCTGGTCGATCCGGAGCCCGGGGTGTGCGCCTGGCACACGCGGGTCGGGCTGGCCTGCGCTCCTGGACCGGTCGCGACCGCCGCCGACCTGGTCGCCTGTGTTCCCGCGGGGAGGTCCTGATGCTGAGCCTTCGGAACGTTTCAGCGAGCTACCCCGGCGCCGGCCGGCCGGTGCTGGACGGGGTCACGCTCGACGTGCCGGGCGGTGTCGCCGTCGGACTGCTGTCGCCGTCGGGCTCGGGGAAGACGACGTTGCTGCGCGTCGCGGCGCTGCTGCTGGCGCCGTCGTCGGGAACGGTCGTGATTGACGGGACGGAGCTGCGCGGCACCCGGTTCGCGGTGCCGGCGGCGGTGCGCCGGTCCATCGGGTACGTCGTGCAGTCGCCGAGATCGTCGGCGAACCCGCGGCTGACGCTGCGCCGGATCATCGCCGAGCCGCTCTCGTTCGCCGCCGGGCTGCGCACGCCGAAGGCCGAGGCGCACGCCGAGCAGATCGCCGAGCTCGCCGACCTCGTGCAGCTCTCCCCCGACCTGCTCGACCGGCTGCCGCACCAGGTGTCCGACGGGCAGCTGCAGCGCGCCTGCCTGGCCCGCGCGCTGGCGGGGTCGCCGCGGGTGCTGCTCTGCGACGAACCGACGGCGATGCTGGACGCCCCGACGACCGCGGTGGTGATGCGGGTGATCGCCCGGCACGTCGAGACCGGCGCGGCCGCGCTCATCGCGTCGCACGACCGCGCGCTGCTCGAGGCCACCTGTCCGGTCCGGCACACGCTGGGTGAGCTCAGCGGGGCCGCGGCCTGAGCGCGTCGAGCCGTGGACCCTTGCTGGCGGTCTGACCCGGAGTCGCCTACTTTGTGACGCCACTGGTCAAAGTTCGTCAGCAACTTGCCAAAGGCGGCAGAGAGCGAGGGCGCATGAGCAGCTCGTGGTTCGACGGGGCGGCGTTCCGGCAGGACCTGCGGGCCGCCTGGCTCGACGCGAGCGCCGCGCTGGTCGTCACGCTGCTGCTGTTCGCCTGGCTGTACCAGCGCGTCGACGCCGGCACGTCGGCGACGGTGGACGTCATGCCGTTCCTGCTGGGCGGCGCCGACACCTACTGGATGTACTGGCTGTGCCAGGCGTTCGGCTGGTCCGGGCTGCTGTGGGCGTGGATCACCGTGATGCTCGGGATGATCCGGTCGAGCAGCCCGCCGTCCTGGCTGCCGGTGTCGCCCGCACGGCTGGAGAAGTGGCACCGCACGACCAGCCTCACCACCGTCGTGCTGATGTTCATGCACGCGTTCTGGTTCTTCGCCGAGGAGGTCCGCGGCAACGCCGAGGGGCTGGGGGTGGCGGGCCGCACGTGGTCGGCGTTCGTGAACACCTTCGTCCCGGGCGCGTACGGCAGCGGCACCGGGCTGATCGCGATCCTCATCGGGCTGCTGGCGCTGTACCTGGCGGTCCCGCTCGGGCTGGCCTTCTACGCGCGCCGCGCCCTCGGGCCGCGGGTGTGGCGCACGCTGCACGCGTCGATCATCGTCGTCTACGTGCTGAGCGTCTGGCACACCCTGCTCTACGGCACCAACGTCTGGTACGACGGCTGGTTCCGCACGACGGTCTGGCTGCTGCAGCTGCCGGTCGCGGCGCTGCTCCTGATCCGGCTGCTGGCGCCGGCGCACCGCCCGCACCGCGGCCGCCTCGACCTGGCCGGACGGTGGACGGCGCGGGCCGCCGTCGCCGCGACCGTGGTGACGCTGCTGGTGGTGGCCGCGTCGGGCCGCGACGGCGGGCGCACCCGCGGCGTCGACGGCGCTCCGCTCAACACGACGCAGGCGATGGTGTGGACCGGGTTCGTCGTGTTCGCGCTGGTCGTGGCTGTCGCCGTGGTGCGTGCACACCGGGCCGCCGTCGGCCGCGCCGGCGTTGGCCGTACCCCGCCCCGTGAGGGAGGGTCCCCACCCTACGGGCAGGCACCGACACCCTCCGATCGCGACCGCGACACCGTCGGCGACCTCGGCTCCGATCGCGACCGCGAGCGGAGTGATCAGCCCGAGCCGACGTCGTCGGCGTAGTCGGCCAGCTCCTCGGCCGTCGGCGCGGCGTCCTGGGCGAGGTGCGTGCGCCAGTAGCCCGCGAACGTCACCGCCGTCCGGTCCAGGCCGCGCTCCCCGACCAGGTGCCGGCGGATCTCGCGCACGACGGACGCCTCGCCGGCCACCCAGGCGAACACGTCGCCGCCGGGCCATGACATCGCGCGGACGGCGCCGAGCAGCAGCCCGGACCGGCCGGCCGGGACGCCGTCGCGGTGCAGCCACGTGACCGAGACCGACGCCGCGGAGTCCAGCGCCTGCTCCTCCGACGCGCCGGCGACCTCGGCGACGACGACGGCGTGATCGTCCGGCCCGAGCGACTCCAGCCAGGCGCTGATCGCGGGCAGCGCCGTCTCGTCGCCGACGAAGAGCTTCCAGTCGTGCGCGCCGGGCGTGCGGACGTGGCTCACCGACGGTCCGTACAGCCCGATGACGTCACCCGGCCGGGCGCCGGCCGCCCACGCCGTCGCCGGTCCGTCGTGCCCGCCATGCCCGCCGTCACCGTCGCCGTGCAGCACGAAGTCGACGACCACGCGCCGCTCGTCCGGCAGGTGCCGGCGGATCGGGTAGGTGCGCATCCACGGCCGCCGGTCGTCGGGCAAGGCGAGGTAGCGCTGGTACCAGCCGGCGACGTCGTCGAGCGCGGCCGGCGGATCGGGCACCTCGGGCGCGCCGCCGTCGCGAGCGAAGAACAGCTTGACCTGCTGGTCCGGCGCCACCGGCGTGAACGCGGCCAGGCCGTCGCCGTCGAACACGATGCGGCGCATCCGCGGCGTCACCAGCTCGCAGCCGGCCACCCGCAGCTCGCTGTAGCTCAGCCGGACGCCGCGCACCCGCGGCGCCGGGCGCGCGCCGTCACCCCGCACCGGGACCGCCGGACGCCTCCTCGAGGTACGGCCGCAGCTGCTCGAGCGAGTACGGCAGCGACAGCGGCGACGGCGTGTTCAGCCCGACGATCGTCGGGTAGTCGAGCACCGCGACCGTGCCGGGCAGCTGGTCGAAGCCGGGGATGTCGGCGAGGTCGCTCTCGTCGCCGCCGTTGACGAGGAACGCCAGCAGGTCGGCCTGCAGCAGGTCCGACCGCTCGGTGCTGACGATGATCCGGGTGTCGCCGGACGACTCGCCCTCGTCCTTGACCGGCCCGTACATCGTCATGCCGAGCTGCTGGAAGAACACGCTCGAGCCGTCCTGCTCGTCGGCGACGGCGTAGATCGAGTCGCCGACGATGTACTGCGCCAGCGTGAACGTCTTGCCCTCGAGGCCCGGCAGGTCCGCGGCGACGGCGTCGACCTCGCCGTCGACGTCGGCGATGATCTCCTCGGCGCGGTCCGGCTCGCCGAGGATCTCCCCCGCCGTCCGGAGCAGGTCCTGCCACGGCGTCACCTGCTGCGCGTCGAGCCCCGCGATGGTCGGCGCGATACCGGAGAGCTGGTCGTACACGCCCTCGTCGGCGATCGAGTAGCTGCCGACGATGAGGTCGGGCTGCAGCTCGGCGATCTGCTCGATGGGCGGGCCGTCGTCGAGCGGCAGGCCGACAGCGTCGGCCGGCAGGTCCTGCCACGGCACCCCGGTCTCGGGCATGAACGAGTCGACGGAGTACCCGACCGGCTCGACGCCCATGGCCAGCATGACGTCGGTCCACTGCAGGTCGATGGTGACGACCCGCTGTGGGACGCCGGTGACCTCGGTGCTGCCGAACATGTGGTCGACGGTGATCGCCTGGGCGCCGTCGCCGGTCTCGCCTGCAATCTCGCTTCCGGACGCGGGCGCGGAGTCGTCGCCGCCACAGGCGGTCAGACCGGCGGCCAGCGCCAGGGCCAGCGCGACGGTGACGAACCGGGACGAACGCGCGGTCAGTCTCATGCAGGCGACCCTAACTCAGGCCAGCCTAACCATAGCTTGCGGGGGTTCCTCACGGCGGTCGCAGCAAATTCACCACCCTGCTAGGGTGACCAATTGTCTCGACGGCGGATCGCGCCGTCCCGTCCCACGGGGGGAACACACCATGACGCACGGACTGCCCACCATCGCCCCGGCCGCGGCGCCGGCCCGGTCGCCGCTGCGCGAGCGCGCCTGGCTGGTCTGGGGCATCGCCGCCGGAGTGCTCGGCTTCGCGGCGACCGCCCTGCTCGACGTCCGGCCGCAGGGCGAGAAGGACGCCATGGCCGACGGCCGCGACTACCTCGTCTCGCCCGCCGACATGGCCGACATCGACCGCTTCGGCAACTACGCCGGCTTCCTGGTCGGCTTCGCCGCCGTCGCCGCGCTGCTGGTGTTCCACGCCGCGTGGCGCACCCACGTCGAGCCGGCACTGCCGCGCTCGGTCGCCGCGCGCGTGGTCAGCGCCGGCCTGGTCGTCGCGGCCGCCGGCCTGACCTTCGGCTACGCGTGGAAGGGCGCGCTCGGCAACTACGGCCCCGGCGGGAACGAGGCCGACTACTTCGACGAGAACGGCCTGTACGTGTACTTCATGCTGACCGACTTCGGCCCGTACATCCCCTGGTACGGCGTGCTGGTCTCGCTGGCCGGCATCGGCTGGCTCGCCTGGGCCGACCGCGCCGTCTCGCGGATCCCCGGCACGATCGCGCTGGTCCTGGTCGTTCTCGTGGCGGTCGCCTACGTGCTGACGGGGGTCGTCGGGCTGGCCGCCATCGCGGCCGGGCCGGGACTGGTCATCGTCTGCACGTGGATCCTGCTCGGCCGCACCCCGATCGGCGGGCGGGCTGGTCTCACGTCGTGACGTGGGCGGTGGCGGCGCAGGCCGTGGGCATCCTCGATGGCAAGAATCGTCCTCGAGACTCGCAGAGGCCGGCTCTCGACATCGAGGACGACCCTGCCCACCGAGGCCGGCGGCGGCCAATGATCATCGACCTCTTCGTACGTGTGGGGAAAGGGCTCCTCGACCCGACGCGAGGGCGCGTGCCTGCCGCGTGCTCCGCGATCCGGCGGTGCGGGCGAGGCGTCGACGGTGTGGCGGTGCTGCCGGACGTGGGTGGCGGTGCTGTTGCCAGGGCGACAGTTCGCCCACCCACCGGGTGCAGCGTCGCCACACCGTGGCCGAGCCGACGACACGCCGGCGCGACGGGCCGTTCCGGGTCACCATGCAGCGATCGCCGTGGCATCGCTGCTGAAACGCTGCGCCATCACTGTCGCGTCCGCGACAGTGATCTCACATCGTCGGCGCAGCGATCCCACACCGTTCACCCGCTCACCCGAGCCACACGACGGGACTGATCACGGAACTCGAGAGGCGACCGGGCCGATGACGGAGAGCAGCCGCAGGCGGTCGTGGCTCTCGCTGCCCGGCGCGGCCGTGTAGACGAGCAGGCGGTGCGACTGGTCGGGGTCGAGCAGCGTCTGGCAGTGCAGTTCCAGCAGGCCCACCTCGGGGTGGAGGAAGCGCTTGAACTCGCCGGGGCGGATGCCGACCTCGTGCCCGTCCCACAGAGTGCGGAACTCCTCGCTCCGCGGCAGCAGCAGCTCGGCGAGCTGGGCCGCGCGCGACGCCGGGCCGCGGAGGGTGACGATCTCGCGCAGGCCGGAGGCGTAGACCCGGGAGAGGTGCCGGCGGTCCTCCTCGGGGTAGGCCGCCCGGGCGCCGGGGTCGGTGAACCAGCGGTAGCCGAGGCTGCGGGCCGGGCCGGTGAACCGGGTCGAGTCGCCGGTGAGGGCGATGCCGAGCGGGCTCTGGCGCAGCGTCTCGCCGAGCTCGGTGATGATCTCGGCGGGCGTGTCGTCGAGGCGGTCGAGGATGCGCAGCAGGCCGGGGCTGATGTGCTCGCTGACGGCGCCCCGGGCCGGCGGATTGTGGCCGGCGAGGCGGAACAGGTGGTCGCGCTCGTCGAGGGAGAGGTGCAGGCCCTGCGCGATCGAGGCGATCATCTGCTCCGACGGCTGCGGGCCGCGCTCGCGCTCGAGCCGCGAGTAGTAGTCGGTCGACATGTGGCAGAGGACGGCCACCTCCTCGCGCCGCAGCCCCGCGGTCCGGCGGCGCCGCCCGCGCGGCATGCCGACGTCCTCGGGTTGGAGGACCTCGCGGCGGCGCCGGAGGAACTCGGCCAGCCCGGCCCGATCGATCACGATGTGCGTCTCCCCTCGTCTGGTGCTTCGTTTCTACCGCCGGGCCCGCACCCGTAGCCACGGATCGCCGATCCCCGGATGAGCGGGCCGTGGTAGCCGTCCCGCGACCGCCGCAGTCTCGAGGTGACCCGACCACGAGGAGAACCCCATGCGACGCCGTCACCCCGACATCACCGTCCCCGACCTCACCGGCACCCGCGCCGTCGTCACCGGAGCCAGCGACGGCATCGGGCTGGAGCTCGCGACGCGGCTCGCCGCGGCCGGCGCCGAGGTCGTCCTGCCCGTCCGCAACCCGCGGAAGGGCGCGGCGGCGATCGCGGCGATCCGCGAGCGGCACCCGCGGGCGGACGTCTCGCTCCGCGACCTGGACCTGTCGTCGCTGGCGTCCGTGGCCGCGCTGGGCGAGACCCTGCGCGCCGAGGGCCGCCCGATCCACGTCCTCGTCAACAACGCCGGCGTCATGACCCCGCCCACCCGCCAGTCCACGGCCGACGGGTTCGAGCTGCAGTTCGGCACCAACCATCTGGGCCACTTCGCCCTCGCCGGCCACCTGCTGTCGCTGCTGCGCGCCGGCCGTGCCCGGGTGACGTCGCAGATCAGCATCGCGGCGAACCGCAACGCCATCAACTGGGACGACCTCGACTGGGAGCGCTCGTACCACCCGGCGCGCGCCTACAGCCAGTCCAAGATCGCCTTCGGGTACTTCGGCCTCGAGCTCGACCGGCGCAGCCGGGCCCGCGGATGGGGCATCACCAGCAACCTCTCCCACCCGGGCGTCGCCCCGACGAACCTGCTCGCCGCCCGCCCCGAGCTCGGCCGCGACCAGGACACCCGGGACGTGCGGCTCATCCGCTGGCTGTCCCGGCACGGCATCCTGCTCGGCACCCCCGAGACGGCGCTGCTGCCCGCGCTGCACGCCGCGACCTCACCGGACGCCGAGGGCGGGCGCTTCTACGGACCCAGCGGGCTCGGTCACCTCAGCGGACCGCCCGCGGAGCAGCGCCTCTACAGCCGACTGCGCGACACCGAGACCGCGGCCCGCGTCTGGCAGATCTCGGAGGACCTGACGAAGGTGACCTTCGACTAGGCCTTGGCGACGCGAGCCGCAATCTAGTGCGGCGGAGGGAAGGCGGCGAGGAAGATCCGGACCGCCTCCTCGACGTGGCGGCGCAGGTCGTCCTCGGGTGGGACGGCGTCGTCGCCGAGCATCATGGCGCGGTTCAGCGGCGCCGCCATGACCAGCCAGTTGAACCACTCGGCCGCCGCCGCGGGGTCGTCGACGGCCAGGCGGCCGGCGTCGCGGAGTCGCTCGAACATCGCCCGGATCTCGTCCATGGCCCGCTGCGGGCCGCGCTCGTAGAGCACCCTGGCCAGCTCGGGGAACCGGCCGACCTCGCCGATGACGAGCCGGCGCAGCTGCAGCAGGTCGGGTGTCATGACGACGAGCAGCTGGCGCTGGGCGAACGCGACCAGGAACGCCTCGAGGTCCTCGTCGGCGCCGAGCTCGGGGCGGTCGTGGTGGACGAGGTCGCCGGCGTCGCCCGTCATGGAGCCGACGATCTCGAGGAACAGCGCCTCCTTGTTGCCGAAGTGCGTGTAGACCGTCTGCTTCGACACCCCGGACCGGGACGCGATGAGGTCCATGTTCGTGCCGAGGTACCCGTTGCTCAGGAACACCTCGCGGGCCGCGCGGACGATCGCCAGGTGCTTCTCGTCGGACCGCGCCCAAGGCCGGGCGCCCGCCTCCGCCATCGCTCTCCCCTTCCGACGCCACCTGTTGACGTCATCATACTGGACAGTCTAGTCTGGCCATACTGGACGGTCCAGTATGAGCGTAAGCCGAGGTGAGATCCATGTCCTCCACTGCTACAGAATTCACCGCCACCCTCACGCAGGGCGACGTCGAGCCGGGCGGCTGGGTGGTGGTCGTCGTGGCGAACTCGGCCGAGATCTTCGGCACCCGCAAGCCGGTGAAGGTCGCCGGGCACATGGACGGCGAGCCGTTCGAGACGACCATCCTGCCGATGGGCGACGGGACGCACATCCTCCCCGTCAAGGCCGCACTGCGGAAGGCGATCGGCAAGGGCCCCGGCGACGACGTCGCCATCTCGCTGCGGCAGCGCTGACGACACGCACACGAAGGAGCACCCCGTCATGACCGAGTTCCTCACCACCGACCTGGGCGACCGCATCGCCTTCGACCGCTACGGCGACGGCCCCGGCCTGATCTTCGTCGCCGGCGCCGGCCCGTTCCGCGCCATCGACCCCATCACCACCGAGACCGCCGAGCTGGCCGCCAAGCAGGGAGTCGCCACCGTCGTCTACGACCGCATCGGCCGCGGCGAGAGCATCCCCGGCGACGACGGCGGCACCGCACCCATCGGCCTCGACCGCGAGCTCGCCGCCCTCCGCGCCCTCATGGACGTCCTCGGCGGCAGCGCCGCGCTGTGCGGGCACTCGTCGGGCTGCTCCATCTCGCTGGCCGCCGCCGCACAGGGCCTCCCCGTCACCGCGCTCGCACTGTGGGAGGCGCCCATCGCTCCCGTCGGCACCGTCGCGGAGTGGATCGGCGAGGTCGAGCGCCGCATGGACGCCGGCGACCTCGAGGGCGCGCTGGCGCACTACATGAAGGACATGCCGCCGGTCTGGCTCGAGGAGTCGCGCAAGGACCCCATGTACCCGCAGTTCGTCGCCATGGTCGTGAGCTACCGCGCCGACGGCGAGTCGCTGGTGTGGGCCGACTCCGGCCCGCACGCCGAGGTGTTCGCCGACGTCAGGGTGCCGGTCGAGTACCTGCTGGGCACCGAGACGTTCGACGAGATGCACGTCGCCGCCGCCTCCGTGCTGGCCGCCGTTCCGGGTAGCGTCAAGAAGGAGATGCCCGGCGCGTTCCACAGCTGGGAGCCGGCCCCCATGGCCGCGGAGCTGGCGAGCTTCGTCCGGACGGCGACCCAGGCAGACCAGCAAGGCTGACGACGGGAGGCGCGATGCGGATCGGCGACCTCGAACTGCTGCCGATGTCCGACGGCACCTTCGTCGCCCGGCCCGCGTACTTCACCCGCGGCCCGGTCCCCGATCCGCCGCCCGCCCCTTTCGGCCCCGACGGCGTCGCCTGGCTGCCG
This genomic window contains:
- a CDS encoding ABC transporter permease; its protein translation is MPEPTLVDAPPRDPATAGERAWRTVPRWPAGRWQRTRRPAGRRTVVVSVAVLVAVALYATVVPLFSDVDPRVVDLDGYLRPPSGEHLLGTDLLGRDLFVRCAQALRVSLLLAALAAVVSTVVGVLVGTVAAAAGGRVDKVVMRLVDATNALPHLLLGVVIASLWRGQWWAIVVSIGLTHWTQVARIVRSEILSVRTREHVAVSIVSGASRVQVWSTHLLPAVVPQALIAVVLLLPHAVWHESALSFLGVGLPPNDPSLGTLLEDARSAILAGGWWLLVFPAGLLTATCLAIAGIGGRLRDAAMPKRAVEAQVTR
- a CDS encoding ABC transporter permease, producing MAVTTPATEAPAPPHHRWRAAGRLVRTRLLIALPVTAVVSMVTFWLASISPFNPLVAYLGARYERTSVAEREALADELGLNDSWIAIWGRWARDVVLHWDWGQSRSMARPVSEVLADRLPYTLMLAGTGLLLAVVLSLVLGVRAARYPGSLTDRVATGLGYALQGIPPFVVALVVIGVFSLGLGMPVGGASEGGADPTWGSIARHIVLPASVLALSQLPWLMLNVRSSVLAALTEDHVTAARGRGLKDRTVVWRHALPGALLPFVTVIGARLPELVTGALLVETVFSWPGLASATVDAAVSGDFPLLAAVTTLTCLAVLIGSMLADALYLFVDPRVEDA
- a CDS encoding ABC transporter ATP-binding protein yields the protein MLSLRNVSASYPGAGRPVLDGVTLDVPGGVAVGLLSPSGSGKTTLLRVAALLLAPSSGTVVIDGTELRGTRFAVPAAVRRSIGYVVQSPRSSANPRLTLRRIIAEPLSFAAGLRTPKAEAHAEQIAELADLVQLSPDLLDRLPHQVSDGQLQRACLARALAGSPRVLLCDEPTAMLDAPTTAVVMRVIARHVETGAAALIASHDRALLEATCPVRHTLGELSGAAA
- a CDS encoding ABC transporter substrate-binding protein gives rise to the protein MIRPGLVGLFALVLTVAACGAPDPDGGENSSGDGDSPGPSAEISLLTASIPESLNPIAGFGNTGMGTVNEGLLTLEGGPTELPELVPNLAAADPEVSADARVWTVTLQDGVTFSDGSTLDAADVVATYEAVADPASASPIAGDLVNLESVEAVDDTTVRFTLKESQVSFRTALLIGIAPSESITAGQQVAESPLNQEPVGTGPYVIESFSTDRLVLVANDDYRDGAPELGRITYVLAADDNTRAQRMTAGEFDGSVLPPRLTETFENDEQFEIFHATSADWRGLSLPADNPVTSDPAVRMALNIGIDRQAIIDGVLVGTGRPAHTFIPPEYGEYHNADAVFPYDVEQAARLLDAAGWVMGADGIRVKDGRRAEFTLMYRPSDLVRRDLSAAFASEVLPLGFDVTIEGVDFDQAEPRAGQDAILLGGGDTPYDVDSQIYKALHSSYPAAGAFYDNPSQYADPEMDAALHTGRTSVDPAARVEAYQHVQELYVADPSMVLLVFLDHTYVQKASVGQEWDGLDTMLEPHEHGTAWGPWVNIADWTRRS
- a CDS encoding ferric reductase-like transmembrane domain-containing protein, with protein sequence MSSSWFDGAAFRQDLRAAWLDASAALVVTLLLFAWLYQRVDAGTSATVDVMPFLLGGADTYWMYWLCQAFGWSGLLWAWITVMLGMIRSSSPPSWLPVSPARLEKWHRTTSLTTVVLMFMHAFWFFAEEVRGNAEGLGVAGRTWSAFVNTFVPGAYGSGTGLIAILIGLLALYLAVPLGLAFYARRALGPRVWRTLHASIIVVYVLSVWHTLLYGTNVWYDGWFRTTVWLLQLPVAALLLIRLLAPAHRPHRGRLDLAGRWTARAAVAATVVTLLVVAASGRDGGRTRGVDGAPLNTTQAMVWTGFVVFALVVAVAVVRAHRAAVGRAGVGRTPPREGGSPPYGQAPTPSDRDRDTVGDLGSDRDRERSDQPEPTSSA
- a CDS encoding ABC transporter ATP-binding protein, with the protein product MTGLLLDDVSIRIPLPGTPRRWVHAADGVNLRVAPGEVTAIVGESGCGKSVLAQAIAGLLPAGTRTSGSIRLGSLDLLALSDATFQPLRGKRVGLIPQSAATHLTPVRTVGSTMAETLRLHGVRTGVDEVLADVGLPPGTAHRYPHELSGGMAQRVLVALTLALHPDVLVADEPTSALDPETTDLVLARLAEEARNGSAVVLITHDLVAARTVADTVGVMYAGRLLEVGPAATVLHEPRHDYAATLLAALPENGLRPAPGTPSSLVDPEPGVCAWHTRVGLACAPGPVATAADLVACVPAGRS